In Litoreibacter ponti, the genomic stretch ATCGATACTGTCGGTGCCGTCGCCACCGGTGATTACGTCCTGTCCTGCGCCCGCGAGGATCGTGTCACCGTCGTCGCCGCCCAGCACCGTGTCGTCGCCACCACCGGCGTCGATATAGATGCCAAGCGTGTCGCCATCCGCCGCGGAGCTTACGAAATTGGCCTGATCGTTGAGCACCAGTTCCTCGATCTCCGAGAAGGAAATGACATCGATACCGTCGGTGATCAGTCCCGCCTTGTCACCGCTGAGGCTCACGGTCACCGCGTCAGAGACCTCCGACAGATCAATCCGGTCGATATCCGTGCCGCCCGCGCCGCCCTGCACAAGGTCATTGCCGAACCCGTCATTCACAAAGACCGTGTCCGCCCCGTCGCCGCCGAGGATCGTGTCATCGCCCCCGCCGCCGTAAAGCCGGTCCGCACCCGCGCCGCCATCAAGCGTGTCGGCCCCGCCGCTCCACGCAAGGGCCGTATCGCCCGACAGGGTCATCGGGTGGCTTCCGGTGGAGTCTTCGATGGTCCCCGTGGCGGGGTCGGGCAGCCAGTTGGCCACAAGGTTCAAGTCAGTGCTGTCGGCCACCGGACCTAAAGCCGATGTCGCCATCTCGCCGGGTGTGCGAACGTCATCGTAAAGCCTGACGCCATAGATATCTCCGTGCAGCACCTGGTTGCTGTCGAATTGACCGTTCGAATCCTGCTCTTGGCCCAGCACGAAGGTTCCGCCCGCCTCCAGCGGGCTACCTGCGGCCACCGTCGTCGAATAGACGCTGGTGCCGTCGACATAAAGCTGCAGGCCACCATCGGCGCTGTTCCATGTGACGCCCAGCGTATGAACCCCGCCGTCCAGAATGCCCGAGCCCGCGACCCCGGTATCAAACTCGATGCCCTGGAACTTGATCTGGATGGTGCCACCGGTCTCGAACAAGGCGAATTCGTCGCTCTCGCCCGGGCTGGCGTAGGAGGCGAACATGTTCTCCACAGCCCCGCCGGTGGTCGAGAAGGTGACCTCGATGCTCAGCGCCGTCGTCGGGAAATCGGTGATCCCGGACGCCTGCGCCAGACCGTCGGTGCCGGTCTGGTTGAACGCGATGCCCACCAGATCGCCGCGAAGGTCATCATCGCCATCCCCGCCCAACAGGCTGTCATCGTCGGTGCCGCCGATCAGCGTATCCGCGCCGGTGCCGCCCTCCAGCGTGTCATTCCCCGCAGTCGCCACAATCACGTCATCGCCCGTGCCCCCCACAAGGCTGTCATCGCCCGCGGAGTTCATCAGGGTGTCGGCCCCCTCCCCACCCAGCAGCGTGTCGTCCCCAAAGCCAGTCATCAGCAGGTCGTCGCCGTCGCCGCCTTCGATAAAGTCGGAGCCATCGCCGCCCGAAATCGTGTCGCCGCCGGTGCCGCCCAGCAAGGTGTCCGCCCCCGCGCCCGCCTCGATCGCCACGCCAGAGCCCGAGGCGGACGCATCGACGCTGTCGTCGCCCCCGGTGAGGATCAGCTCCTCGACCTCCGAGAAGGACAACATGTCGGTCCCGTCCGACAGGGCGCCCCGTTCGTCTGCGTCGAAGGTGACAGTCACCGCCGCCGACAGTCCCGCCGCGTTGATCCGGTCGCCGTCGGAGCCGCCCTCGCCCCCCACAACCGTGTCGCTGCCAAAACGATCCTCCAACTCGAACTCGTCAGAGCCGTCGCCGCCCAGCAGCCTGTCATTATCCGTCAGGGAAAGGTCCGGCATCGTCGTCGTGAAGAAGGTCGCCGGATTGAAGATCCCGGAGTGGTAGATCTCGAAGTCCTGCTGGTTGCCGTTGGCGTAGGTCAGCGTGACATCGGTGTAGCCAACCCCCGACGCGAAGGTGATGCCCACATAGGGTTCCTGAAGGATGATGCTGTCCTTGCCCGCCTCGAAATCACCCACCACAAGGTAGGTGTTGTCCGCGGTCGTCTGCATCAGGATGTAATCCGCCTCCCCATCGCCTGCGGCGGCGGACTCGGGGCTGTAATTCAGCCGTATGACCGCGAAGGCCCCCTCCTCCGCCGTAAAAGCGAAAAGGTCCTGCTCTGTCGTGCCATGGATATTTGAGCCATGGCCGATGATCGTCCAATCGGCCTGCCCATCAGTTGATCCGCTCAGGATCGTGTCATCGCCATCGTCGCCGTAAATCGTGTCATCGCCCGCGCCACCCACGACATAATCATTCCCGGCCAAGGCGTGCACCACGTCATTGCCGCTGGAAATGGCCGCATTCGCAAGGCCATTGCCACCGGGCCGCATGTCGTCATCCGCCTCGCTCCCGGTGACGTTGAAGACCTCCGGCAGCCCGTCGATGACGTCGAACGACCACGTCCCGCTGCCGTCTCCGTCGCCGAAATCAAGGCTCTCGTATCCTGCCAAGGCGCCTTCGTCGTTCGAACCGTCCAGCTCATACGTCGCCTTCTTGCCATCGGTGACCCCGACAAAGGCCGGGTTCTGTCCGCTCTCCCCCCACTGGATATCGCCGTAGATATACTCGACCGACATGTTGCCGCCGCCGGTATCGGTCAGGAGAACCTGAAACGAGTTCTCCCCCGTGCCACTGTAGGGTGCGACGCTGTCCCAGGTGATCGTGATCTGCCCGGCATCAGGGTCCAGATCCCAATAAATATCGCCGCCCTTGTTGAGGTTGACGTCGGAATAGAACGGCAAAAGCGCGGGAACGTTGAAATCGCCATCGCCGCTGATGTCGTAATCCGTGCTGCCCCTGCCGAAAGTGATCGCGCCATTAGAATTGATGAACAGCTCAGAGTAGGTCTTGCCGAACAGGCTCAGCCCGTCTGCTCCGAAGACGGACGTCACATCCACCTCGACACAGCCATCAACAAGCGAGCCGGTCGTCAAAGATGCGCCCGAAAAGACGTTCTCGCCAAAGCCCGCAGGACCGCCCAACCCTGTTTTCATCTCCGCCATGGATCGTCCATCCCGAATGCGATCGCTGCCAGCACGGCGCAATCTCCCAAGGGGCACCCTGTCGAGCGAGCGCTAAGGGCGAATTAACCCTTCCGCTTCAAACGCTTAAAATTTCTGATAATTTCTGATTATCGAGCGCGGGCCGAATGGGCGCCACGGCCCGCACCCGGTCTTCGACGCGTATACGGAGAAAAGAGTGGCGCAAGCCTTCCAATGCTACGACGAACGCGCCACGGTGGTTCTCCGTATCTGAGCCTGATCAAGCAATACGACGACCCGCTGGGCGCTCAGTTGGATTACCCCGAAAAGAGCGACCCGATGGCGGAGTCAATGATCGTGCTTACGTCTGATCATGGGAACTAGCTCTGCGATCGTTGGCTGGTGAGAGAGAACTGTTCCGGGCCTCCTTAAGCCGCGCAACCGGGGCTGTCGCCGTAGGATAGCCGCCTCTTCATGGTCTTTGGCGGGCGCTACAAACTAATCCGTGGCGAAGGCGGCATGCGGCCGATGCCGTTCGATCTTGGAACGGACCCAGAGAAGTTTCGCGGCCTCGCAATGACCAAGACACACCAGACCGAGATCTATTGCCTCTACGGCCATCTCTCCCAGTGGGCGCGCCGCATGATCCAACGTTTGACGCGCTTCGATGCGGACGTTTCCGCTGCGCGCCGCCGATCTTCGCGGCGCGGGATCCTCCATCTCTTGCACGATGGGCAGGAAGTGCTAGAGGAGCTGTTCAAGACATGCCGCGGTCTCGCTCCGGAAAGATTCCTCCCCATTCGCGACGATATCGCTCTTGATTAGCGACGTCCCTCACCCCTAGCCCCTCTCCCATTGGGAGAGGGGAACTGCCAGCTGATCGACAAAACGGCATTGAAAGGCATCCATGCGCATTTCTCTGAGGCCGATGCCCCCTTCTCCCTCGGGGAGAGGGGGTTGGGGGTGAGGGCGAGAGATTTCTTCCCAGGGCTCTTCAGTTGTTATTAGGACTTGCATGGCAACCTGAGCCACATGGCGAGACTAACGACACGCAAAGCCCGCACGCTTCGACGATGGATGACCGAACCAGAAGATCAACTCTGGCAGTTGCTCCGGAACCGTAAACTCGACAATCTGAAATTCAGACGAAAGGCTCCGCTTGGCAACTTAGTGGTCGATTTTCTATGTGTTGAGGCAGGTCTGGTCGTCGAGATCACCGGAAAAGGTCAGTTCACGACCCGGCTAGAGAAACGCGATGCGCGTTTGATAGGCATGGGGTTCGGGGTGCTGCGTTTGCCCCGCGAACAATTGGACGCGCGACCAGAGCAAGCCCTGCGGCAGATCGCGCGGGCGGCGCGGCGCAGATGCCATGCCCCAGTGACATAGGCAATCTCGTTCTGGTTCGCACCACCCAGAACCTATACACTCGCGGAGATGTTCAAGCCCACCTCTCTCCCGGACCTTCTCTCAGCCGACGTAGATGCCGTTATCGATGTGCGCAGTCCCGCGGAGTTTGCCGAGGACCACGTCCCCGGCGCGATCAATTTGCCCGTTCTGGACAATGAAGAGCGGGCGCGGGTCGGCACGATCTACACCCAGATCGCCTCGTTCGAGGCGCGCAAAATCGGCGCGGCGCTGGTCTTTCGAAACGCCGCCAATCACATAGAGACCACGCTAGCGGGCTACCCCGGCGGGTGGCGACCCCTGGTCTATTGCTGGCGCGGCGGGCAGCGGTCCGGGTCCTTCACTTGGATGCTGCGCGAAATCGGCTGGCGGGCCGAGGTGATCGAGGGCGGCTACAGAAGCTTCCGCCGCCTTGTGGTCGCCGACCTCTATGACAAGGACCTCGCTCAACCCATGATCCGGCTCGGCGGCTACACCGGAACCGCCAAGACCGAGCTGTTGGCCAAGCTGCGCGCGCGCGGTGTTCAGGTGCTCGATCTCGAGGGGTTGGCGCGTCACCGCGGATCGCTCCTTGGTGCGCGAACAGAGCCTCAGCCAAGCCAGAAGGCCTTCGAGACGGCGCTTGCCGTCGCGCTCAGCGGGTTTGACCCTGCCCGCCCGGTGATCGTCGAGGCCGAAAGCAGCAAGATCGGCGTCCTGAACCTCCCGCCGTCGCTTTGGTCGGCCATGCAGCGCGCGCCCCTCATCGAAGTTCGGGCGCCTCTCGACGCGCGGGCAAAATACCTCGCCGAGGCCTATGCGGACATCCTGTCGGACGGCCCTGCGTTGCGCGAAAAGCTCGAGCCTCTTCGCAAGTATCGCGGTCATGCCACCGTCGATCGCTGGGACGCGCTGATCGCAGCGGGCGACCAAGTCGCGCTCTGCCATGCGCTGGCGGTTGACCATTACGACCCGGCCTACGCCAAATCCGCAGGCCACCTGCAGGCGCATATCGCGGCGCGGCTTGAGACCGACGCGCTCACGT encodes the following:
- a CDS encoding DUF559 domain-containing protein; translated protein: MARLTTRKARTLRRWMTEPEDQLWQLLRNRKLDNLKFRRKAPLGNLVVDFLCVEAGLVVEITGKGQFTTRLEKRDARLIGMGFGVLRLPREQLDARPEQALRQIARAARRRCHAPVT
- the mnmH gene encoding tRNA 2-selenouridine(34) synthase MnmH, whose protein sequence is MFKPTSLPDLLSADVDAVIDVRSPAEFAEDHVPGAINLPVLDNEERARVGTIYTQIASFEARKIGAALVFRNAANHIETTLAGYPGGWRPLVYCWRGGQRSGSFTWMLREIGWRAEVIEGGYRSFRRLVVADLYDKDLAQPMIRLGGYTGTAKTELLAKLRARGVQVLDLEGLARHRGSLLGARTEPQPSQKAFETALAVALSGFDPARPVIVEAESSKIGVLNLPPSLWSAMQRAPLIEVRAPLDARAKYLAEAYADILSDGPALREKLEPLRKYRGHATVDRWDALIAAGDQVALCHALAVDHYDPAYAKSAGHLQAHIAARLETDALTSEALDTLAARIEQTVQTISI